GGTGCCGGTGTATGAAGCCGAGGTCAGCGGCATTTCCGAAGGCGACAAAGTTGCCGTGGAAATTCCCTCTCTCGGCAACAAGGCATTTACGGGCAAGGTAACCGAAATATCTTGGGTTTCCAGTGACATGAACGTTGCCAATCCCTCGTATTACACTGTGGAAATCACCGTGCCCAACCCGGATTTGGAGCTCAAGCCCGGCTTCAAGGCTGTTGTGCGTTTCGGGGGCAGCAGGTAAAGCCCCCACATGAAGCTCAAGAGCATTCCCCGCAGGCTCGGCTACATTCTGGGCGCGCAATGGACGCGCGACCTGGCATGGACGGCCTTTACCATTTTGCTGGCCCGCCGCAGCCCCGACATCATGGGGCAAGTGGTTCTGGCCCTTACTTTTGGCTATCTGGTAAAAACCATTGCCGACGTTGGCCTCAATGATTTTCTGCTGTCCACCTTTGCCCGACGCGAAGGCCGCCCCCGCGCCCTGCTGGGCGAAGTAACCTGGCTCAAACTCACAGTGCTGGTGCTGGCCCTGGCCGTCACCTGGCTTGTCACCGGCTGGCAGAACTACAGCCCGGAACTGCGCCTTATCGTGCTGTGCATCGCCGCCGGGCTTGGCCTTGACGGCGTCAGCGACTCTTTTTTTGCGCTGTGCCAGGCCCGTGGCCGTCAGGATGTGGAAATGCGCATCCGCGTGCCTTCGGCGCTCATCGGCATCGGCTTCGGCATCACCTGCGTGGTCATGGGCGCGCCGCCCATCGTCATCGCGCTGTACAAGCCCATTGAATCCATCCTGTGCATCGTGTTCGCTCTTGCCGCCCTGGGCCGCAACCCCCTTGCGGGCGTGGGCCGTGAGGGCATGCTGGATCTTGCCCGCCAGATGAAGCACGGCCTCATCTTCACCTGCATGGCGGCCTGCGCCATGTTCTACAACAAGATCAACGTCATTTTTCTCAAGCAGTACGGCGGCAACGCCGATGTGGGCGGCTACGGCGTGGCCTGGGAAACCGTAGAGGGCCTGTCGGTTCTGGTGTCCAGCGCCCTGCTCGGCAAGGTCATCTTTCCGCTGCTGGCCAAGTTCTGGCAGCAGGACAAAGACGCCTTCCGTCAGCTTGCCGGACAGACGGCCCGCTCCCTGTGGGCGGCATCCCTGCCCGTCATCTTTCTTATCTGTGTGGAAAGCGACAGGTTTTTGCCCCTCGTTTACGGCCCCAGCTATGAAAGCGCGGTTCGCGCCCAACAACTGCTTACCCCCTGTCTGGCCACGGCCTTTCTGCACAATCTCGCCGCCTATGCCATGATCGGTATGCGCCGCCACCGCCTGCTGCTGCTCTTCTATGTCAGCGGGCTTTTGCTCAACATTGTCTGCTGTCTGACGCTTATCCCGGCCAATCCTTTGGATGGCGCGGCCCTTTCCCTGACCATTACCAAGGTATGGGTCGCCATCCTCACTGTAGGCTTTTTCCAGTGGACAACCCGGCCCATGAGCCCTGGGCAATGGCTGCTCATGCTGGGCACCGCAGCCTCAAGCGTGGCCCTTTGGTGGGGCGTCGGCACAGTCGCTCCGCGCGAGCTTGCAGAAGCTGCGGGCCTCATCCCCCTGCTGGCCCTGTTCTGGCGGTGGCGGCCCCCGGCGCCCTTTGAAAAACCCACGGACGAACCACCGCAGGCCGAAACCACGGGCACGCCGTAAGTCAACCCGCCAGAGCAGTGTACCGTAAAAAAAGGCATGCGCAGGGCTGCAGGAGCGTGACGCGCACCGCACGCTGCGCCACACCGGCACAACCGCTTTGGCAGTGGGCACTGCATCTGCCATTCGCCTCGCGCACCCAGGCAAAATGCTTAAATTTTTCGGGCAGCCAGGGCATTTTTTATCCGCAATCCCCCGCCTTGCATTGACGTGAGCCTCCGGCAGCGCGTACCCTGTAATTAGGCTCTTGCGCAAGAGTTAGAAACTTCAGGTGATTTCATGCCAAGTGATCATTTTCTACAACGCAGAAAACTTCTCAAGGGGCTGACCTCCGCTGGCGCTGCCGCCAGCCTGGCGCTGGCCGGGCCCAGGCCCAGCCAAGGCATGTCTTTGCGCTTGTCTTCCGACGGCGTTGACTGCTGCACCGTCATTGATGTGGACAAATGCACAGGCTGCGGGGCCTGCGTTGCAGCCTGCCGTGCCCGCAACCTTCCGCACCTGCCCGTGCCCAAGCAACCCATCCCCCAACCTGTGCCCTCCTGGGTTCCCATCAGCGACTGGTCAACGCGCCAGCACATAAACAACCGTCTGACGCCCTACAACTGGATATATATCCAGTCCTGCACCCTGCCCTCGGCTAACGGCGTTCACCGGGTTTTCATGCCCCGCCGATGCCTGCATTGCCTGAACCCGCAATGCGTGAGCCTGTGCCCTTCCGGCGCGGCCCGCCAAAGTCCTCAAGGTGCTGCCTACATTGATGAAAACATCTGTTTTGGCGACGGCCCCTGCCAGAGGGCCTGTCCCTGGCTGATTCCCCAGCGACAGTCAGGGGTCGGGCCGTACCTCAACTTTGCTCCCCGCTATAAGGGCTACGGCCTGATTTTCAAGTGCGACTTCTGCCATGAACTGCTGGCCCAGGGCCAGCCCCCTGCCTGTGTTGCCGCCTGTCCTGCCGGAGCCCAGAGCTTTGGCATCAGGGACGCGATGGTTGCCCACGCGCAGGAAATGGCCGAACAAAAAAAGGGCGAGCTTTTCGGGCTCAGGGAAAACGGCGGCACCAATACCATTTACGTTTCGACCATCCCCTTCCGTGATATCGAGGCCGCCATGCTGCAACAGGAACAGGTGAGCTTTGGCAGACCCAGCCTGCGCCCGGCCGGGGCCAGCATGGAAAAAGAAAACAGCCTTGTGGATATTGTACTGGCAGCACCTTTGGCGGGAGCGGCCCTGGCTTCGTTGCGGCTTTTGCGCGACAGAGCGAAGGGGCGAAAGTCATGATGCGGTCACAAAAAAAACCCACACAGCTGTTTTCAGGCATTTTCTGTTTTTTCTGGACAACAGCCCTCTTGACCGCCGTGTTTTCCGGGCTGTCGCATCTGCCCTTTGCCGTCCGTTACGGCCTCGTCCAGACGGACGCACGCACGACCATATGGCATTACTACGCGGCAGCCGTACTGCTCATGCTCGGCACATATGCCGTCATTATATGGTGGTGCGGAGGCAGAAGAGAGTTTTCCTTCACACGCTGCGGAGCCATCCGCACGGTTCTGCTGGTATTGCTGTCCCTCTCGGGCCTGGGCCTCATGCTGCACAACCTGCCCGATGTGGCCCTTTTTGGGAATGCTTACACGGCCATAAAGTTCTGCCACCTATACAGCGCCCTGCTGCTCGTGCCCATTCTTCTGATGCAGGGAGTGCTGTGGCTTGCCGGAAGACCCAGTTCACTGAAAGCCTGCACCACTGAAAAAGGGCGGCCTTCCGTATAACTGCCGCTGCGGCGCTGGAGCAGTTTTATTGGGGAAAACTTTGTGGGGGAGGGACCCTTTTGCAAAAGGGTCTCCTCCCCCACGCCCCCACCCCCCAAAACTCTTACCGTAAGTGCGCGCAACGCAATGCGGCGTGGAGCCTTCTGAAAATCGCTTTTTGCGCTGAATGGCAATCCCATCTGAAAATAAGCGTGTGGGAAGGACTCGTATGCATACGAGTTCCTCCCACACGCTCTAACAATTTTATGGTAGTTTGTAGGAAAGCACTGAGTAAAGAGCCTCCCGGAAACACCGTGAAGCAACGCCGCCAAACGGAATAAATCAGCGTTTCCCTAAGACCGGTAGTCCGAGTTCAGCGTAACGTACTCATGCCCAAGATCCGAGGCCTTGAAGCTGTATGAGCCATTGCCGTTGCCAAGTTCAATGTCCACCTGCACGTCCTTGCCCTTGAGCAGCTCGGCCAGCGCGTCTTCCTGGTCGTCATTCACCGGGCAGCCCTTCCGGAAGCGCTCAATGCCGCAAAGTTTCATGCTGACCTTGGCCGGGTCGAACTTTGCGCCGCTGTAACCCACCGCCGTCACGATACGCCCCCAGTTGGCGTCGCCGCCGTAAATGGCGGTCTTTACCAACTGCGAATGCCCCACGCTGCGGGCCACCAGTTCCGCGTCGGCATCATTGGCCGCGCCAGTCACCGTGATATGGATAACCTTGTGCGCGCCTTCGCCGTCCTTGACCAGCATGTAGGAGACCTGGGCCAGAATGGCGGTAAGCGCTTCTTCAAGCAGGCCCATATCCGCCGCGCTCGCGGCGGTCACGCCGGAAGCGCCGTTGGCAAGGCCAAGAATGGTGTCATTGGTGGAGGTATCGCCGTCAACGCTCACGCGGTTGAACGTCTTGCCGACCGCGCGCCCGAACATGGTCTGCCAGGGTTTGCGCTCCACCTGCGCGTCAGTGAGGGCGACGCAAAGCATGGTGGCCATATTGGGGCAGATCATGCCCGCGCCCTTGGCCATGACCGTCAGGCGCACCGTACCTCCCGTAAGCGTCACTTCGCGCGTGGCGAATTTGGGGAAGGCGTCGGTGGTCATAAAGGAGCGGGTAAAACCCTCGGCATCGCGCGTGCCCAGGCTTTTGACAAGCGCAGGCACGGCGTCAAGCCAGCGATCCATCCTGAGATGCGCGCCCACCACGCCGGTGGACAGCGGCAGAATCGCGTCGGCATCAAGGCCTGTCAGCCCGGCCACCATGGCCTGAGTCGCGCGGCAGTTGGCAAGCCCTTCATCGCCGGTGCAGGCATTGGCCTGACCTGCATTGGCAAGCACGGCGCGCGCCGTGCCCGAACGGGTCAAAATTTCCTGGCACACCAGTACCGGTGCGGCCTTGAAAAGATTCTGGGTAAACATGCCTGCCAGTACAGCGGGAGTGTCGGAAACAATAAGACCAAGGTCGTCCCGACCGGCTTTCTTGAACCCGGCTGCCGCGGCCCCTGCCCTGAACCCTTTTGGCAAATCGTTCTGCATGGCGCTCTCCTGAAAGTATGTCGTCCGCAGGTAGCACCCAGGCGCACAATGCCGGGCTTGCGGAAGCAAGGTACATGTTGAAAGCAATTTCACCCTGAAATTGCCCTGACGTCTGTGTTTGCAGACGCTCGCCCTGAAGGCAGTAGCGCAGGCGGCATGCCCAGGTACACGCAGATGCACGCCGATACACGCTGATACACGCCGATACGCGACAACGCGCGCGTGATGGCCGTGCCCAGGCAGTGGAACATGCAGGTTAACTGCACATCTGCTCAAGCGTGCAGAGGTGCAATGACCGCACGCTGTTGTGAGCATTTTTGCACTGAACATGCCCGTGATCAACGAGTTTATGGCGTTCGTCGCTGTTTTGGCATAAGGCGCTGCCCAAAACCAAGGGGAAGGAATCTCGCCTGTTCGCCAGATGTCCTTCCCCTGTCTTCATTTGCCATCGGGCGGCAAGGCCGCCCCTGGCATGAAGGGTAAGGGTCGGCGCATGCAAGCGCCGACCCTTCTGATGCCTATGTTCTGCTCTTCTGGATTTCGTCAGAAATGGCCTGGGGCACCTTTTCGTAATGGTCGAACTGCATGGTGAAGGTGGCGCGGCCCTGAGTGCGCGAACGCAGGTCAGTGGCATAGCCGAACATGGAAGACAGCGGCACCTGGGCGCGCACGCTCTGTGCGCCGCCAGCGCGGGCTTCCATGCTCTGCACGCGGCCACGGCGGCCGTTGAGGTCGCCCATGACGTCGCCGAGGTATTCTTCAGGCGTAACCACTTCCACGTCCATGATGGGCTCAAGCAGCACGGGGCCGGCCTTGTGCATGGCGTCCTTGATGGCCATGGAGCCAGCCACGTAGAAGGCCTGTTCCGAAGAGTCCACTTCATGGTAGGAACCGAAGACCAGCTTGACCTTCACGTCCACCACGGGGAAGCCGGCCATGACGCCAGACTTCAGGGCGTCATTGATGCCCTTGTCCACTGCGGGGATGTATTCCTTGGGAATAACGCCGCCGGTGATGCCGTTGATGAACTCATAGCCCTTGCCAGGGTTGGGCTCGACCTCGATGACGACGTGGCCGTACTGGCCGCGACCGCCGGACTGCTTGGCGTGCTTGAGGTCGGTCTTGGCGGGCTTGGAAATGGTTTCGCGGTAGGCGACCTGGGGCTTGCCCACGTTGGCGTTGACGCCGAATTCACGGGTCAGACGGTCAACGATGATTTCCAGATGCAGTTCGCCCATACCGGCGATGAGGGTCTGGTTGGTTTCTTCGTCGCCCTTGACGCGGAACGAGGGGTCTTCCTTGGCCAGCTTGTTGAGGGCGGCGGAAAGAGCGTCGCGGTCGGGCTTGGTCTTGGGCTCGATGGCCACTTCAATGACCGGCTCGGGAATGTTCAGCGATTCCAGAATGACCGGGCGCTTCTCGTCGCACAGGGTGTCGCCGGTGGAGGCGTTTTTAAGGCCCACCAGAGCCACGATGTCGCCAGCGCCAGCCCATTTCACGTCTTCACGCTTGTTGGCGTGCATCTTGAGGATGCGGCCGATGCGCTCGCGCTTGGTGGTGTTGGCGTTGTACACGGTCATGCCGGATTCAAGGAAGCCGGAATAAATACGGAAGAAGGACAGGTGACCGATGAAGGGGTCGGAGAAAAGCTTGAACACAAGACCGGCAAGGGGTTCCTTGTCGTTGCAGCTGCATTCGATGATTTCGTCTTCCTTGCCGGGCACGTGGCCGGGCATGGGCGGGATGTCCACGGGCGAAGGCAGGTATTCCACAACGGCGTCAAGCAGGGGCTGCACGCCCATGTTGCGGAAGGCCGAGCCACACATGACGGGCACGATGCTGCGGGCAATGGTGGCCTTGCGGATGCAGGACATGATTTCCTCTTCCGTCAGGTTTTCACCGCTCAGGTACTTCTCGAGCAGGACTTCGTCTTCTTCGGCGACGGCTTCCACCATTTCATGATGCTTTTCTTCGTAAAGTTCCATCATGTCGGCGGGCACGTCCTCAATGAGGAACTCGGCGCCCTTGGTGCTCTTGTCAAAGCGGATGGCCTTGCCGGTCACGAGGTCCACAACGCCTTCAAATTTGTCTTCAGCGCCGATGGGCAGCTGCAGGGGCACGGCCTTGGCGCCCAGGCGGTCGTGAATCATGCCCACGCAGCGGAAGAAGTTGGCGCCGATGCGGTCCATCTTGTTCACAAAGCAGATACGGGGCACGTGATAACGGTCGGCCTGACGCCACACGGTTTCAGACTGGGGCTCAACGCCGGCGACGGCGTCGAACACGCAGACAGCGCCGTCGAGCACGCGCAGGGAACGTTCAACTTCAATGGTGAAGTCCACGTGGCCGGGGGTGTCGATGATGTTGATGCGGCAGTCTTTCCAGAAGCAGGTGGTGGCAGCGGAGGTAATGGTGATGCCACGCTCCTGTTCCTGCTCCATCCAGTCCATGGTGGCCTGGCCTTCGTGCGTTTCACCAATCTTATGGTTAACGCCGGTATAAAATAGAATACGCTCGGTGGTGGTCGTTTTGCCGGCGTCAATATGAGCCATGATGCCGATATTGCGCTGTTTGTTTACAGGAACGGTGCGGGACACAGGGTTTTCCTCCATACTGCGGATGCGGTGTGGTGCAAAACCGACGCCGCTTCCTTACGGATGCGGCGTCGGGATACATTCATGAGAAAATCGGGACGGCCTCTTACCAGCGGTAATGTGAGAAGGCCTTGTTGGCATCAGCCATGCGGTGGGTATCTTCGCGTTTTTTCACCGCGCCACCGCGCCCATTGAAAGCATCCAGCAGTTCAGCGGAAAGCTTGGCGGTCATGCCTTTTTCTCCGCGGGAACGAGCGTAGTTGATAAGCCAGCGAATGGACAGGGAAACCTGGCGTTCGGGGCGCACTTCCATAGGCACCTGATACGTCGCGCCGCCAACACGGCGAGCCTTGACTTCCATGTGGGGCTTCACGTTATCCAGGGCCTTTTCAAAGGCGCGCATGGGATCTTCACTGGTCTTTTCGGCCAGGGTTTCCAAAGCGCTGTAGAAAATCTTTTCAGCGGCGCCCTTCTTGCCGTCATACATAAGCCGGTTCACGACCTTGGTGACGAGACGGCTGGAGTAAATCGGATCGGGCAGCACTTCCCTTTTGGGAACAGGACCTTTACGGGGCATGGGGTTTCTCCTTCATGCGGGTTTCGGCGTCACCAACCCCGCAACGCGCCGGCGCTCCGCAATAACGGGCAGCCTGGCACGCCGCATGGCGCACGCCGTACAAATGATAAAACCTTATTTGGGGCGCTTGGCGCCGTACTTGGAACGGCTCTTGCGACGATCGGCCACACCGGAGGTATCCAGGGTGCCGCGCACGATGTGGTAACGCACGCCGGGCAAGTCTTTTACACGGCCGCCACGGATGATGACGACAGAGTGTTCCTGAAGGTTGTGGCCTTCACCGGGGATGTAAGCCGTCACTTCAATGCCGTTGGTCAGGCGCACACGGGCGACCTTACGCAGAGCGGAGTTAGGCTTTTTAGGGGTGGTGGTGTAAACGCGGGTGCAAACGCCACGACGCTGCGGGCAGGCCTGCAGGGCGGGGGTCTTCTTGCGTTTCAGCACGGCCTTCCGCTCGATGCGGATAAGCTGGTTAATAGTGGGCATTCTTTCTCTCCATATTGGATATTACTCTGAACTAAAACCTTTAAGAGGACAGGTCATAGCCTGCCCGCCAAAAACTGTCAATAGCGTTCCGGCATTGGAAACGCCGGGCTTTTTTCTGACATGCCAGAAAAAAATATGTGTTCGCGGGCTGTTGCCGTCGCTCGACCTAATGCGGCATTGACCCTGAAAAAAAATGTATGACCAGCACTCCCGCCACAATGAGGCCAAGGCCAAGGCAGGCGGCCATGTCCAGCGTTTGTCCGAACAGGGCGAGGCCCAGGACGGAAACAAGAACAATGCCGATTCCGCTCCAGATGCCGTATGAGATGCCCATGGGCACAATTTTGAGCACCTGTGCCAGCAGATAAAAAGAAACGCCATAGCCGACCAGGGCGGCCGCCGAGGGCACGATGCGGCTCATGCCGTTGGACTGCTTGAGAAAGGCCGTGGCCAGCACCTCAAGCAGAATGGCGCTGCCCAGCTGCACGTAGGCTATGCTGGCGGGACTCATACTTTCCTCGTTCACGGGCAAGTTCTGCCATGCCCATGGTTACAACATGCTGACGATTCACGGTCTTTTTGCCAGAAACCTATCAGCGTCGAGAATGCGCATTCGCACAAAATTTCGCCACGCCCGTTCCGGCTCGCAGCAGCGCAAATAAACCTGGCAAATAAACCTTGCGCGGTGCGCTGCCTAAAAGACGCTGCTTCTGCCTGCCCCCGCCTCAGATCAGAAACCACTGCGCGCCACACTCTATCGCGACAAGAGTTTTAGGGGGTGGGGGCGTGGGGGAGGAGACCCTTTTTTAGAGCATTTAACCTTTAAAAAAGGTTAAATGCTCTAACGCTGCACGAGAGTGCGGCGCGCCACAACGTGGCGTGGATTCTGCCGCAAATCGCATTTTCGGCAGAATGACACCTTTGAAATGTAAAACATTTCAAAGGTAATCTGGTCTAAAGAGGGTCCCTCCCCCACAAAGCCTTTCCAACAGCACACTCCTGACGGCACAGACAGCCTGCGCGGCCGGGCGCGAAAAAGGGATTTTCATCCTGCCTGCCGCAAAGCGTGCGGAAGGCAAGGTTGAAAACCCCTTTTTTACAGCGCGGTACGCTGTCGCTCTTATTCCTCGTTCAAAGCCTCGGCAAAACGCGCGCGCAGCGCGATCATCTTGGCCTTGGCGTCCAGCAGTTTTCCGGCGCGTTCACGTTCACGTTCCACCACGTCGGCGGGCGCGCGGCTCACAAAGCTTTCATTGCTGAGCTTCATGTTGACGCCCACAACGTCTTTTTCGAGCTTGGCCAGTTCCTTGTCCAGACGGGCCAGCTCGCCATTGAGGTCCACCGCGCCGCGCAGGGGCACAATGACCTGGCAGCCTTCGACCACGGCAGAGGCCGAAGCCTTGGGCGCGGACACGTCAACGCCCACGGTGAGCTCTTCCAGGCGGGCCAGGGTCAGCATGAGGTCGCGGTTTTCTTCCAGCAGGGTCTGCTGGTCGGCATCCACGGGATGCAGCATGAGGCTGACGCGGTGCGAGGGGCTGATGCCAAGTTCCGCCTTGATGGTGCGCACGGCCACGATGATGCCCTGAACTAGCTCCATGCTCGCGGCCTCGGTGGGACGCACGCAGGCCGGGCGCATGGCCGGGTACAGTTCGCGGGCGAGATCCGTGGGCTTTTCACCGGAGGATACGGGCAGAGCTGCCCAGATTTCGGCGGTGACAAAGGGCATGATGGGATGCAGCAGCAGCAGGGTTTCGCGCAGCGCCACCCACAGCACATACTGTGCGGCGGCCTTGCGCTGTTCGTCTTCGCTGTACATGTCGGGCTTGATCAGTTCGAGGTACCAGTCGCAGAACTCGTTCCACAAGAACTTGTAACCAAGCTGGGCCGCATCGTTGAAGCGGTACTCGGTAAGGGCCAGATCCATTTCCTGCTTGACCGTCTCAAGCCTGTGCAGCAGCCACTGATGGTGCAAGCCCTGAATGCTGCCAAGATCCACGGGGGCCGGGGCCTCTTCGGGCAGGTTCATGAGGGCGAAGCGCGCCGCGTTCCAGAGCTTGTTGACAAAATGGCGGTAGCCTTCGATGCGCTCTTCGGAAAGGCGGATGTCGCGGCCCATGGCGGCAAAGGCCGTAAGGGTGAAGCGCAGGGAGTCACAGCCGTATTTGTCGATCATTTCCAGAGGATTGATGACGTTACCTGTGGACTTGGACATCTTGCGGCCGGAGGCGTCGCGCACCAGGGCGTGCAGATACACGTCGGCAAAGGGCGGCTTGCCCATAAAATGGATGCCCATCATCATCATGCGGGCCACCCAGAAGAACAGGATGTCAAAGCCCGTCACCAGCACGGATGTGGGATACCAGCGGTGCAGTTCCTTGGTGTCTTCGGGCCAGCCCATGGTGGAGAAAGGCCAGAGCGCGGAGGAGAACCAGGTGTCCAGCACGTCCTCGTCCTGCTTGAGGCTGGCGCTGCCGCAGTGGGGGCAGACGTCCGGGGCTTCTTCGGCCACAATAAGCTGGCCGCAGGCCTCGCAGGTCCAGGCGGGGATGCGGTGCCCCCACCAGATCTGACGGCTGATGCACCAGTCGCGGATATTGTCCAGCCAGTGATAGTAGGTCTTGAGCCAGTTTTCGGGCAAAATGCGGGTCATGTCGGGCACGGCGTCGCGCGCGGCGGGGGCCATCTTGGTGGCGGCCACAAACCACTGGGTGGACACGTGCGGCTCCACCACCGTATGGCAGCGGTAGCAGTGGCCCACGGCGTGATCCAGCTCTTCAATGCCCACAAGCTGACCGGCGGCTTCAATGTCGGCCACGATTTTTTCGCGGCAGGCTTCCTTGGTCAGGCCTTCATAAATTCCGGCCTCGGCCTTCATGATGCCGTTTTCGTCAATGGCCTGGATAAAGAGCAGATCGTGCTTTTTGCCGAGCATCCAGTCGTTGTGGTCGTGGCTGGGCGTCACCTTGAGCGCGCCTGTGCCGAACTCGCGGTCCACATAGGCGTCGGCGATGATGGGAATCTCGCGCCCGAGCACCGGCACAAGGGCCGTCTTGCCTATCATGTCGGCATAGCGCTCGTCTTCGGGATGCACACAGATAGCAGTGTCGCCGGGGATGGTTTCAGGGCGCGTGGTGGCGATGACGATGGAGCCGGAGCCGTCCTTGAGAAGGTAGCGCACCTTCCAGAGCTTGCCCCTGCTCTGCTCGTGCTCCACTTCGTCGTCGGCCAGGGCCGTGTGACAACGGGAGCACCAGTTGATGATATAGTCGCCCTTGTAAATGAGGTCTTCATTGTAGAGCTGCACAAAAACCTTGCGCACGGCGGCGGAAAGGCCTTCGTCCATGGTGAAGCGCAGGCGCGACCAGTCCACCGAAGCGCCGAGGGCGCGGATCTGATCAAGAATGCGATGGCCGTAATCTTCGCGCCATTCCCACACTCGCTCGATAAAGGCTTCGCGCCCCAGGTCCTTGCGGCCCTTGCCTTCCTTGCCCAGAGCGCGCTCAACCACGTTCTGCGTG
The sequence above is drawn from the Desulfovibrio sp. genome and encodes:
- a CDS encoding oligosaccharide flippase family protein: MKLKSIPRRLGYILGAQWTRDLAWTAFTILLARRSPDIMGQVVLALTFGYLVKTIADVGLNDFLLSTFARREGRPRALLGEVTWLKLTVLVLALAVTWLVTGWQNYSPELRLIVLCIAAGLGLDGVSDSFFALCQARGRQDVEMRIRVPSALIGIGFGITCVVMGAPPIVIALYKPIESILCIVFALAALGRNPLAGVGREGMLDLARQMKHGLIFTCMAACAMFYNKINVIFLKQYGGNADVGGYGVAWETVEGLSVLVSSALLGKVIFPLLAKFWQQDKDAFRQLAGQTARSLWAASLPVIFLICVESDRFLPLVYGPSYESAVRAQQLLTPCLATAFLHNLAAYAMIGMRRHRLLLLFYVSGLLLNIVCCLTLIPANPLDGAALSLTITKVWVAILTVGFFQWTTRPMSPGQWLLMLGTAASSVALWWGVGTVAPRELAEAAGLIPLLALFWRWRPPAPFEKPTDEPPQAETTGTP
- a CDS encoding 4Fe-4S dicluster domain-containing protein; translation: MPSDHFLQRRKLLKGLTSAGAAASLALAGPRPSQGMSLRLSSDGVDCCTVIDVDKCTGCGACVAACRARNLPHLPVPKQPIPQPVPSWVPISDWSTRQHINNRLTPYNWIYIQSCTLPSANGVHRVFMPRRCLHCLNPQCVSLCPSGAARQSPQGAAYIDENICFGDGPCQRACPWLIPQRQSGVGPYLNFAPRYKGYGLIFKCDFCHELLAQGQPPACVAACPAGAQSFGIRDAMVAHAQEMAEQKKGELFGLRENGGTNTIYVSTIPFRDIEAAMLQQEQVSFGRPSLRPAGASMEKENSLVDIVLAAPLAGAALASLRLLRDRAKGRKS
- a CDS encoding FeS-binding protein; this translates as MMRSQKKPTQLFSGIFCFFWTTALLTAVFSGLSHLPFAVRYGLVQTDARTTIWHYYAAAVLLMLGTYAVIIWWCGGRREFSFTRCGAIRTVLLVLLSLSGLGLMLHNLPDVALFGNAYTAIKFCHLYSALLLVPILLMQGVLWLAGRPSSLKACTTEKGRPSV
- the argJ gene encoding bifunctional glutamate N-acetyltransferase/amino-acid acetyltransferase ArgJ; the protein is MQNDLPKGFRAGAAAAGFKKAGRDDLGLIVSDTPAVLAGMFTQNLFKAAPVLVCQEILTRSGTARAVLANAGQANACTGDEGLANCRATQAMVAGLTGLDADAILPLSTGVVGAHLRMDRWLDAVPALVKSLGTRDAEGFTRSFMTTDAFPKFATREVTLTGGTVRLTVMAKGAGMICPNMATMLCVALTDAQVERKPWQTMFGRAVGKTFNRVSVDGDTSTNDTILGLANGASGVTAASAADMGLLEEALTAILAQVSYMLVKDGEGAHKVIHITVTGAANDADAELVARSVGHSQLVKTAIYGGDANWGRIVTAVGYSGAKFDPAKVSMKLCGIERFRKGCPVNDDQEDALAELLKGKDVQVDIELGNGNGSYSFKASDLGHEYVTLNSDYRS
- the fusA gene encoding elongation factor G, giving the protein MSRTVPVNKQRNIGIMAHIDAGKTTTTERILFYTGVNHKIGETHEGQATMDWMEQEQERGITITSAATTCFWKDCRINIIDTPGHVDFTIEVERSLRVLDGAVCVFDAVAGVEPQSETVWRQADRYHVPRICFVNKMDRIGANFFRCVGMIHDRLGAKAVPLQLPIGAEDKFEGVVDLVTGKAIRFDKSTKGAEFLIEDVPADMMELYEEKHHEMVEAVAEEDEVLLEKYLSGENLTEEEIMSCIRKATIARSIVPVMCGSAFRNMGVQPLLDAVVEYLPSPVDIPPMPGHVPGKEDEIIECSCNDKEPLAGLVFKLFSDPFIGHLSFFRIYSGFLESGMTVYNANTTKRERIGRILKMHANKREDVKWAGAGDIVALVGLKNASTGDTLCDEKRPVILESLNIPEPVIEVAIEPKTKPDRDALSAALNKLAKEDPSFRVKGDEETNQTLIAGMGELHLEIIVDRLTREFGVNANVGKPQVAYRETISKPAKTDLKHAKQSGGRGQYGHVVIEVEPNPGKGYEFINGITGGVIPKEYIPAVDKGINDALKSGVMAGFPVVDVKVKLVFGSYHEVDSSEQAFYVAGSMAIKDAMHKAGPVLLEPIMDVEVVTPEEYLGDVMGDLNGRRGRVQSMEARAGGAQSVRAQVPLSSMFGYATDLRSRTQGRATFTMQFDHYEKVPQAISDEIQKSRT
- the rpsG gene encoding 30S ribosomal protein S7, which gives rise to MPRKGPVPKREVLPDPIYSSRLVTKVVNRLMYDGKKGAAEKIFYSALETLAEKTSEDPMRAFEKALDNVKPHMEVKARRVGGATYQVPMEVRPERQVSLSIRWLINYARSRGEKGMTAKLSAELLDAFNGRGGAVKKREDTHRMADANKAFSHYRW
- the rpsL gene encoding 30S ribosomal protein S12, whose product is MPTINQLIRIERKAVLKRKKTPALQACPQRRGVCTRVYTTTPKKPNSALRKVARVRLTNGIEVTAYIPGEGHNLQEHSVVIIRGGRVKDLPGVRYHIVRGTLDTSGVADRRKSRSKYGAKRPK
- a CDS encoding SMR family transporter, which produces MSPASIAYVQLGSAILLEVLATAFLKQSNGMSRIVPSAAALVGYGVSFYLLAQVLKIVPMGISYGIWSGIGIVLVSVLGLALFGQTLDMAACLGLGLIVAGVLVIHFFSGSMPH
- a CDS encoding valine--tRNA ligase, with translation MADTLPKGYEPHDVEARWCKHWEEDKTFTPDPDAPGEPYSIVIPPPNVTGALHIGHALNVTLIDVLCRHARQKGKNVLWVPGTDHAGIATQNVVERALGKEGKGRKDLGREAFIERVWEWREDYGHRILDQIRALGASVDWSRLRFTMDEGLSAAVRKVFVQLYNEDLIYKGDYIINWCSRCHTALADDEVEHEQSRGKLWKVRYLLKDGSGSIVIATTRPETIPGDTAICVHPEDERYADMIGKTALVPVLGREIPIIADAYVDREFGTGALKVTPSHDHNDWMLGKKHDLLFIQAIDENGIMKAEAGIYEGLTKEACREKIVADIEAAGQLVGIEELDHAVGHCYRCHTVVEPHVSTQWFVAATKMAPAARDAVPDMTRILPENWLKTYYHWLDNIRDWCISRQIWWGHRIPAWTCEACGQLIVAEEAPDVCPHCGSASLKQDEDVLDTWFSSALWPFSTMGWPEDTKELHRWYPTSVLVTGFDILFFWVARMMMMGIHFMGKPPFADVYLHALVRDASGRKMSKSTGNVINPLEMIDKYGCDSLRFTLTAFAAMGRDIRLSEERIEGYRHFVNKLWNAARFALMNLPEEAPAPVDLGSIQGLHHQWLLHRLETVKQEMDLALTEYRFNDAAQLGYKFLWNEFCDWYLELIKPDMYSEDEQRKAAAQYVLWVALRETLLLLHPIMPFVTAEIWAALPVSSGEKPTDLARELYPAMRPACVRPTEAASMELVQGIIVAVRTIKAELGISPSHRVSLMLHPVDADQQTLLEENRDLMLTLARLEELTVGVDVSAPKASASAVVEGCQVIVPLRGAVDLNGELARLDKELAKLEKDVVGVNMKLSNESFVSRAPADVVERERERAGKLLDAKAKMIALRARFAEALNEE